The following are encoded in a window of Cydia splendana chromosome 6, ilCydSple1.2, whole genome shotgun sequence genomic DNA:
- the LOC134791303 gene encoding evolutionarily conserved signaling intermediate in Toll pathway, mitochondrial, which produces MATKMLRNILRTKPPNILFRRWEGTEKKVVVYDPFVNKPQKNKETYLEVIKMFEGRDTRRRGHVEFIYAALGRMKEFGVQKDLEVYKALVEVLPKGKFIAENIFQAEFMHYPKQQQCAVDLLEQMEDNGVMPDSELEQILLNTFGRRGIPLRKFWRMLYWMPKFKNLSPWYLPDELPVDVMELAKLAIQRITSVDPDTRVEVWQAEEIEASLDKTWIVSAQSDAQKILLAEQPVDEPLVVRGPYKVCIRDQFVTYFLLLGKIRPEIKDNSDPDDVSNLKKPSGIPGFIGQTTLPSTRCIVHEQDDGTILSVCATGTSSRDSLLSWIRLLEKNGNPLLSSIPVMFTLTAPPNDLTVPETQPATGNEKEKVAGTS; this is translated from the exons ATGGCTACAAAGATGCTAAGAAATATTTTGCGAACTAAGCCGCCAAACATATTGTTTAGGCGTTGGGAGGGTACAGAAAAGAAGGTCGTTGTATATGATCCATTTGTAAATAAGCCACAGAAGAATAAGGAGACGTATTTGGAAGTAATAAAGATGTTCGAAGGCCGGGACACTAGGCGGCGGGGGCACGTCGAGTTCATTTACGCAGCGTTAGGAAGAATGAAGGAGTTTGGTGTGCAGAAAGATTTGGAAGTGTATAAGGCGCTGGTGGAAGTGCTGCCGAAGGGAAAGTTTATAGCTGAGAATATATTTCAAGCGGAGTTCATGCATTATCCGAAACAGCAGCAGTGTGCTGTTGATTTACTTGAACAAATGGAAGATAATG GTGTCATGCCCGACTCGGAACTGGAACAAATACTCCTAAACACCTTCGGTCGGAGAGGCATACCACTCCGGAAGTTCTGGCGTATGCTGTACTGGATGCCCAAGTTTAAGAACCTAAGTCCATGGTACTTGCCGGATGAGCTGCCGGTGGATGTGATGGAGCTGGCAAAACTTGCTATACAGAGGATAACTTCAGTTGATCCTGATACTAGAGTTGAAGTTTGGCAG GCAGAAGAAATAGAAGCATCACTAGACAAAACCTGGATAGTCAGTGCCCAGAGTGACGCACAGAAGATCCTACTGGCAGAACAGCCGGTAGATGAACCATTAGTTGTGAGAGGGCCGTACAAAGTTTGCATTCGGGACCAGTTCGTCACATACTTCCTGTTGCTGGGGAAGATTAGACCAGAGATAAAGGATAACAGTGATCCTGATG ATGTTTCAAATCTCAAAAAGCCTTCAGGCATACCTGGCTTCATTGGACAAACGACATTACCGTCAACCAGATGTATAGTGCACGAACAAGATGATGGGACGATACTGTCTGTGTGTGCCACAG GGACATCATCAAGGGACTCCCTACTCTCCTGGATAAGATTATTAGAAAAGAACGGCAATCCTTTACTATCTAGCATACCAGTCATGTTCACACTCACAGCGCCACCCAACGACCTTACGGTACCTGAGACGCAACCAGCGACTGGTAATGAAAAGGAAAAGGTAGCTGGCACAAGCTAG
- the LOC134791267 gene encoding TM2 domain-containing protein CG10795, whose translation MSTKHCILVCLLYLCSSTLASDEPKEFVVDCSTLRLGQYICPDPSMDQIDPDTQQFRGCSPGKDVPSEGEAEVLCRAADGIKCEGTSNSTFKRKMPCKWTNGYSLEISLLLSVFLGMFGLDRFYLGYPGIGLAKLCTLGFMFLGQLLDIILIAAQIVGPSDGSAYVIPYYGAGVTVIRSDNETYLLPQTDWHNIT comes from the exons ATGTCGACAAAACATTGTATACTCGTCTGTTTACTATATCTCTGTTCGTCAACTCTGGCTTCGGACGAGCCTAAAGAGTTCGTGGTAGACTGTAGTACGTTAAGGTTAGGGCAGTACATTTGCCCGGATCCGAGCATGGACCAAATAGACCCGGATACGCAGCAGTTTAGAGGCTGCTCTCCAGGGAAAGATGTGCCTTCAGAGGGGGAGGCAGAAG TGTTATGCAGAGCTGCTGACGGAATAAAATGCGAAGGAACTTCAAATTCCACATTCAAAAGAAAGATGCCATGCAAATGGACAAACGGATACTCGTTAGAGATATCGCTGCTGCTGTCCGTGTTCCTGGGGATGTTTGGATTGGACCGGTTCTATCTCGGGTATCCAGGCATCGGGCTGGCAAAGCTGTGCACGTTGGGATTCATGTTCTTGGGGCAGCTGTTGGACATTATCTTGATAGCTGCACAG ATAGTAGGCCCATCAGACGGCTCAGCCTACGTCATCCCATACTACGGAGCCGGGGTAACGGTCATCCGCAGCGACAACGAGACCTACCTCCTACCGCAGACCGACTGGCACAACATCACTTGA